Proteins encoded within one genomic window of Perognathus longimembris pacificus isolate PPM17 chromosome 28, ASM2315922v1, whole genome shotgun sequence:
- the LOC125343152 gene encoding chromobox protein homolog 3-like: MAPKKRILPKRRLTPYGKRIKYPKSEPKLFAVEKIVGRRVVEGKVEYLLKWKGYSDADNTWEAEENLHCPDLIETFLNSHNVSLSDSSTSNEQRDSGDNARGFARGQEPERIIGAQQSSGGLMFMMKWKDSDETELVPAKEANVRCPQMVIAFYEEIITWNSPEGEAQ; this comes from the coding sequence ATGGCCCCCAAGAAAAGGATACTACCGAAAAGAAGATTGACACCATATGGCAAGCGTATAAAATATCCAAAGTCAGAGCCTAAACTATTTGCTGTAGAGAAAATAGTGGGCCGACGTGTAGTAGAGGGAAAGGTAGAATATCTCTTGAAATGGAAAGGATATTCAGATGCTGATAATACCTGGGAAGCAGAAGAAAATTTACATTGCCCAGACTTAATTGAGACTTTTCTAAATTCTCACAATGTTAGTTTATCTGATAGTAGCACATCAAATGAGCAAAGAGATTCAGGTGACAATGCAAGGGGCTTTGCTAGGGGTCAAGAGCCTGAAAGAATAATTGGTGCCCAACAAAGTAGTGGGGGATTAATGTTTATGATGAAGTGGAAAGATTCTGATGAAACTGAGTTGGTGCCAGCAAAAGAGGCTAATGTGAGATGCCCTCAGATGGTAATTGCTTTTTATGAAGAGATAATAACTTGGAATTCTCCAGAAGGTGAAGCTCAGTAA